In Moorella sp. Hama-1, a single genomic region encodes these proteins:
- a CDS encoding class I SAM-dependent methyltransferase → MDIRITEVIKRRYNRTALFYDWMDRMIPAGWRQLVWREARGRVLEVGVGTGANFPYYPPDCQVTAIDFSPGMLARARQKLHQARVPVALREMDVQHLDFADASFDTVVATCVFCTVPDPVQGLREVNRVCRPEGKIVLLEHVRSENRLLGPLMDTLNPLVLYFIGSNINRRTVANVKKAGITIEREVNLAGNIVKLIIGHPLFTPWP, encoded by the coding sequence ATGGACATACGCATCACAGAAGTAATCAAAAGACGTTATAACCGCACGGCCCTTTTTTACGACTGGATGGACCGAATGATCCCTGCCGGCTGGCGCCAGCTGGTATGGCGGGAGGCCCGGGGCCGGGTGCTGGAGGTAGGCGTGGGTACCGGGGCCAACTTTCCCTATTACCCACCGGACTGCCAGGTGACGGCCATCGACTTCAGCCCGGGGATGCTGGCCCGGGCCCGGCAGAAACTGCACCAGGCCCGGGTACCGGTGGCTTTACGGGAGATGGACGTCCAGCACCTGGACTTTGCGGATGCCAGCTTTGATACGGTAGTAGCTACCTGCGTTTTTTGCACCGTTCCGGATCCGGTCCAGGGGTTGCGGGAAGTAAACCGCGTCTGCCGGCCGGAAGGGAAGATCGTCCTCTTGGAGCACGTTCGCAGCGAAAACCGGCTGCTGGGACCGCTGATGGACACACTGAACCCCCTGGTTCTTTATTTTATCGGCTCCAACATCAACCGGCGGACGGTGGCTAATGTGAAAAAAGCCGGTATTACCATTGAACGGGAAGTGAATCTGGCCGGGAATATTGTGAAATTGATTATCGGGCATCCCCTATTTACTCCCTGGCCTTGA
- a CDS encoding AbrB/MazE/SpoVT family DNA-binding domain-containing protein, with protein MGLAIKETTKIGKRGTVVIPASLRRKYGLQEGALVIAEACPEGILLRPAVALPVEVYTPERKAEFLLNNCITPEDYAWAVQEVRKLGLDPASIPHERLQDS; from the coding sequence ATGGGCCTTGCTATTAAAGAAACAACGAAGATAGGGAAAAGGGGTACAGTTGTTATTCCGGCCAGTTTACGTCGCAAATACGGCTTGCAAGAAGGGGCGTTGGTGATAGCTGAAGCATGTCCAGAAGGGATATTATTACGCCCGGCGGTGGCCCTGCCGGTAGAAGTTTATACCCCTGAACGCAAGGCGGAATTCCTTTTAAATAATTGTATCACCCCGGAAGATTATGCCTGGGCGGTCCAAGAGGTACGTAAGCTGGGATTGGATCCTGCTAGTATCCCCCACGAAAGGTTACAGGATAGCTGA
- a CDS encoding PIN domain-containing protein has protein sequence MDRLYLDANVLFSAAYGSPALSRLWERERRNLCQLLASGYVIEEARRNLEQQAHLMRLEKLVAQLEIVPEVDTIFSCPVHLPAKDRPVLLAAIQARATHLITGDLHHFEPYRGQVIEGVRICTPRDYFSSLEDIPTIKK, from the coding sequence ATGGACCGGCTCTACTTAGATGCCAATGTTCTATTTTCCGCTGCTTACGGCAGCCCGGCTCTAAGCCGGTTGTGGGAAAGGGAACGGCGTAATCTCTGCCAGCTGTTAGCCTCCGGCTATGTAATCGAAGAAGCCCGGCGTAACCTTGAACAACAGGCGCACTTAATGCGCCTGGAAAAACTGGTGGCGCAACTTGAGATTGTACCTGAGGTCGATACCATCTTTTCCTGTCCGGTGCATCTGCCAGCCAAAGATCGACCTGTACTTTTAGCTGCCATCCAGGCCCGGGCCACCCATCTTATTACTGGCGATTTACATCATTTTGAACCCTATCGTGGCCAGGTTATTGAGGGTGTACGCATCTGCACTCCCCGGGACTATTTTAGCAGCCTGGAGGACATCCCTACGATCAAGAAATAA
- a CDS encoding type II toxin-antitoxin system VapC family toxin has product MKVFINTGMWFGYLVQGDQNHHEAAQVMISLQAEGILLVTSDLILSETYTLLMRKLDIKAALKFLDIIRQQVEERFTEIIWVDDEILKEARTILEKFSDHPLTLADATSAAILKLKKIPRIATFDHHFSIMRFPTLP; this is encoded by the coding sequence ATGAAAGTATTTATCAATACGGGCATGTGGTTTGGTTATCTCGTCCAGGGGGATCAGAACCATCACGAAGCTGCTCAGGTAATGATATCCCTGCAAGCTGAAGGCATCCTGCTCGTAACGTCTGACTTGATCCTGTCCGAAACTTATACTTTACTGATGCGTAAATTAGATATAAAGGCAGCTCTGAAGTTCCTTGATATCATAAGGCAGCAGGTTGAGGAACGGTTTACCGAAATAATCTGGGTCGACGATGAAATTCTTAAGGAAGCTCGTACGATTCTGGAGAAGTTCTCTGATCATCCCCTTACTTTAGCCGACGCTACCAGTGCCGCAATTTTGAAGCTGAAAAAAATCCCCCGTATCGCCACCTTCGATCACCATTTCAGCATAATGAGGTTTCCTACGCTTCCCTAA
- a CDS encoding ribbon-helix-helix domain-containing protein, producing the protein MPHSKMVRRQLYVPVTLNKELKDYSQRSRVSESEIMRRALAMYFEQEKRRNTPSKKNPVLKAIGIFKGKADSFTAGERHDEVIYGSGDPEAN; encoded by the coding sequence ATGCCCCACAGCAAGATGGTAAGGCGCCAGTTGTATGTACCCGTTACGTTAAATAAAGAATTAAAAGATTACTCACAGCGCTCCAGGGTTTCCGAATCGGAAATCATGCGCCGGGCTCTGGCTATGTACTTTGAGCAAGAAAAGCGGCGTAATACACCTTCGAAGAAAAATCCCGTGCTAAAGGCGATAGGAATTTTTAAAGGTAAAGCAGATTCCTTTACCGCTGGTGAAAGGCATGATGAGGTTATTTATGGATCAGGGGATCCGGAGGCTAATTAA
- a CDS encoding CopG family transcriptional regulator, producing the protein MIRTQVQLTEEQYAALKKIGASKKISMAELIRLGVEQVLAANGNIDEQERIQRALKAAGRFRSGIKDLSHNHDAYLIPVTRKRGV; encoded by the coding sequence ATGATCCGCACCCAGGTCCAGTTAACAGAAGAACAGTATGCCGCCCTGAAAAAAATCGGTGCCAGCAAGAAAATTTCCATGGCGGAACTAATCCGCCTCGGCGTTGAGCAAGTATTGGCCGCCAACGGGAACATCGATGAACAAGAACGAATCCAGCGCGCCCTGAAAGCGGCCGGCCGTTTCCGTTCCGGTATTAAAGACCTGTCCCATAACCATGATGCATATCTGATACCCGTTACGCGTAAGAGAGGTGTATAA